From the Mycoplasmatota bacterium genome, one window contains:
- a CDS encoding M2 family metallopeptidase translates to MEKLNNIFNEFYKLEVEYDRLGWTLYTTGYDFGVEENYLKQIELLKNKESFNHIKKCKETVTNEFDKRKVEIVYKLFKPYHLSDELNELNLQIENLVNKLSKILNSFRFTIDNKTVTSVDIEQILSHSDNRDERKKAYFAYGQINQSMIDGGFIELINLRKQYAKLAGFSDFIKYKLDEAELPENLFDNWKQDLHDVLPKMKEVRSKYARKYLQDDTVYPWDESYIMSKIVPAWNQTVDLSKYYEVLSKFFKLFGIDITKFNITYDIFPRANKSEWGYNFPIETAKDSRILANVKNKFYEYNVLLHETGHAVHSYLIDPNEPIINSELSDIVCEGIANLFQSFIRKEVFYKDFFKEDNVKNQFEELIEFEKASALKALNNIFFEHRLYLNDIKSLDDIYKQYHENYQDLFKEEPFGKDVPWAYRIHYTTHPIYLQNYLMGDVLCEALFKIFEEKYKVDASSNLKQFGSFLIDEIIKPSGLYKFNDLFKKVSGEDFSLKYLK, encoded by the coding sequence ATGGAAAAATTAAACAATATATTTAATGAGTTTTATAAGTTAGAGGTTGAGTATGACCGTTTAGGGTGGACACTGTATACAACAGGTTATGATTTTGGAGTTGAAGAGAATTATTTAAAACAAATAGAGTTGCTGAAAAATAAAGAAAGCTTTAATCATATTAAAAAGTGTAAAGAAACGGTAACAAATGAATTTGATAAAAGAAAGGTAGAAATTGTTTATAAATTATTTAAGCCCTATCATTTATCAGATGAATTAAATGAGTTAAATTTACAAATTGAAAATTTAGTTAATAAACTATCTAAAATTTTAAATTCATTTCGTTTTACAATAGATAATAAGACAGTGACCTCTGTGGACATTGAACAAATACTATCACATAGTGATAATCGAGATGAACGAAAAAAAGCTTACTTTGCTTATGGTCAAATTAATCAATCGATGATTGATGGTGGTTTTATTGAGTTAATTAATTTAAGAAAGCAATATGCTAAGCTAGCAGGTTTTTCTGATTTTATAAAATATAAATTAGATGAAGCAGAATTACCTGAAAACTTATTTGATAATTGGAAACAAGATCTTCATGATGTATTACCGAAAATGAAAGAAGTTAGAAGTAAATATGCACGTAAATACCTTCAAGATGATACAGTGTACCCTTGGGATGAAAGTTATATCATGAGTAAAATTGTACCTGCTTGGAATCAAACGGTTGATTTAAGCAAGTATTATGAGGTTCTAAGTAAATTTTTTAAGTTGTTTGGGATAGATATTACAAAATTTAATATTACTTATGACATTTTTCCACGCGCGAATAAATCTGAGTGGGGTTATAATTTTCCAATAGAAACAGCTAAAGATAGCAGAATATTAGCGAATGTTAAAAATAAATTTTATGAATACAATGTGCTCCTTCATGAAACAGGTCATGCGGTACATTCCTATTTAATTGATCCGAATGAACCAATCATTAATTCAGAACTAAGTGATATTGTTTGTGAAGGAATTGCCAATTTATTTCAATCCTTTATTCGTAAAGAAGTCTTTTATAAAGATTTCTTTAAAGAAGACAATGTTAAAAATCAATTTGAGGAATTAATTGAATTTGAAAAAGCAAGTGCTTTAAAAGCATTAAATAATATCTTTTTTGAACATCGATTATACTTAAATGATATTAAATCTTTAGATGATATTTATAAACAATATCATGAAAATTATCAAGATTTATTTAAGGAAGAACCATTTGGTAAAGACGTTCCTTGGGCATATCGCATCCATTATACGACTCATCCAATCTATTTACAAAACTATTTAATGGGTGATGTATTATGTGAAGCTTTATTTAAAATATTTGAAGAAAAATATAAAGTAGATGCTTCATCTAATTTAAAACAATTTGGTTCATTTTTAATTGATGAAATAATTAAACCAAGTGGATTATACAAATTTAATGATTTATTTAAAAAGGTTAGTGGTGAAGACTTTTCTTTAAAATATCTTAAATAA
- a CDS encoding 1-acyl-sn-glycerol-3-phosphate acyltransferase: MKQNINKGIAYYLFQVLRYPVKWYINHLLNLNLIKNEAKDDKGPFFITGNHVTVYDPIIALVYLKPLVRWVAADANYDNKLKTIFMKLGNVIPIAKRNSDIRTIKRLIKEVKQGNAVGLYPEGGRTWHGETDSLIQSTSKLIKLLGIKVYCQKLEGAYVSSPRWGKYYRKGVLNVSIYEMLSEEDVKKMTDDQIYQVLKENLYHNDYDYQKEHMVPLEGRDNAEYIERIIYVCPNCHNIHTFSSLGDEFKCKACHAKGKVNEYGLIEGDFQYDNLVDWHHFQKQYLKEYLEENVIEPVELFDVKYKSKNADGIKEKHLVNFFIHPEKMIIDYEDNRKIINFKDVSEPSLTFKNTIIFYENRNRHEFVIEPFLHNNASIVYIYEIIKYLRGK, from the coding sequence GTGAAACAGAATATTAATAAGGGTATAGCTTATTATTTATTTCAAGTCTTGAGATATCCAGTGAAATGGTATATAAATCATTTACTTAACTTAAATTTAATTAAAAATGAAGCAAAAGATGACAAAGGACCTTTCTTCATTACTGGTAATCATGTGACAGTCTATGATCCAATTATAGCTTTAGTTTATTTGAAACCACTTGTTCGGTGGGTTGCAGCTGATGCTAACTATGATAATAAGCTAAAGACTATTTTTATGAAGTTAGGAAATGTTATTCCGATTGCGAAAAGAAATTCTGATATCCGTACAATTAAGAGACTCATTAAAGAAGTAAAGCAAGGGAACGCTGTTGGCTTATACCCAGAAGGTGGTCGCACTTGGCATGGTGAAACAGATAGTTTAATTCAATCAACATCTAAACTAATCAAGTTATTAGGGATTAAAGTGTATTGTCAAAAATTAGAAGGTGCTTATGTTTCAAGTCCTCGTTGGGGAAAATATTATCGTAAAGGGGTTCTTAATGTAAGCATTTATGAAATGTTGTCAGAAGAAGATGTAAAAAAAATGACTGATGATCAAATATATCAAGTATTAAAAGAAAACCTATATCATAATGATTATGACTATCAAAAAGAGCATATGGTTCCATTAGAGGGAAGAGATAACGCAGAGTATATTGAACGAATAATTTATGTATGTCCAAATTGTCATAATATTCATACCTTTTCATCATTGGGAGATGAATTTAAATGTAAGGCCTGTCATGCAAAAGGAAAAGTAAATGAATATGGCCTTATTGAAGGTGATTTTCAATATGATAATTTAGTCGATTGGCATCATTTTCAAAAACAATATTTAAAAGAATATTTAGAAGAAAATGTAATAGAACCTGTTGAATTATTTGATGTTAAATATAAATCAAAAAATGCTGATGGTATAAAAGAAAAACATCTAGTGAATTTCTTTATTCATCCAGAAAAAATGATTATTGATTATGAAGATAACCGAAAAATCATTAATTTTAAAGACGTATCAGAACCGAGTTTAACTTTTAAAAATACAATTATTTTTTATGAGAATCGAAATAGACATGAATTTGTGATTGAACCATTTTTACATAATAATGCATCCATTGTGTATATATACGAAATTATTAAATATTTGAGGGGGAAATAA
- a CDS encoding oxygen-independent coproporphyrinogen III oxidase, whose translation MTSVYIHIPFCQRICSYCDFPKRVSKSIEIDHYLDTLEKEIKMYQVNDIIDTLYIGGGTPSILSSKQLLRLNQIIKLFHLSNKVEFTMECNPEHITNEKIILLKQLGVNRISLGVQTFNERLLRILNRGHLKNMVYDAVNLLKKNNLSNISMDLIFAIPFQTIEEVKEDLAHIQQLDVPHISYYSLILEEKTVFDKLLSENKIQLIDNETEAQMYELILNSLKKSKYHHYEISNYAKKGYESRHNQVYWQNKSYYGFGMGASGYVNHVRYYNVNYVNQYIELIKKEKRPIKHQDTIDKSEELKEAFLLGLRLIDGLSIEEINKRYQVNILEYFEREFKCLVDKGFIEISDRIKLTHTGLFYGNEVFEVFV comes from the coding sequence ATGACTTCAGTATATATACATATTCCCTTTTGTCAAAGAATTTGTTCTTATTGTGATTTTCCAAAACGAGTCAGTAAATCAATTGAAATTGATCATTATTTAGATACATTAGAAAAAGAAATTAAGATGTATCAAGTAAATGATATCATTGATACTCTTTATATAGGTGGAGGAACACCATCTATCTTAAGTTCCAAACAATTATTAAGATTAAATCAAATAATCAAACTATTTCATTTGTCAAATAAGGTTGAATTTACCATGGAATGTAATCCAGAACATATCACAAATGAAAAAATAATCTTATTAAAACAATTGGGTGTTAATCGAATTAGTTTAGGTGTCCAAACATTTAATGAACGTTTATTAAGGATTTTAAATAGAGGACATTTAAAGAATATGGTTTATGATGCTGTTAATTTACTAAAAAAGAATAATCTATCAAATATTAGTATGGATTTGATTTTTGCGATACCTTTTCAAACAATTGAAGAGGTCAAAGAAGATTTAGCACATATTCAACAATTAGATGTTCCGCATATATCGTACTATTCATTGATTTTAGAAGAAAAAACAGTTTTTGATAAATTACTTTCAGAAAATAAAATACAATTGATTGATAATGAAACTGAAGCACAAATGTATGAACTAATCCTAAATTCATTGAAAAAATCAAAATATCATCATTATGAAATAAGTAACTACGCAAAAAAAGGCTATGAATCAAGACATAATCAAGTCTATTGGCAAAATAAATCTTATTATGGTTTTGGAATGGGTGCTAGTGGATATGTCAATCATGTACGTTATTATAATGTAAATTATGTCAATCAGTATATTGAACTTATTAAAAAAGAAAAAAGACCAATAAAACACCAAGACACAATAGATAAAAGTGAAGAATTAAAGGAAGCATTTTTACTAGGATTACGTTTAATTGATGGATTATCAATAGAGGAAATAAATAAACGATATCAAGTGAATATATTAGAATATTTTGAAAGAGAATTTAAATGTTTAGTTGATAAAGGTTTTATAGAAATTAGTGATCGTATTAAATTAACACACACGGGTTTATTTTATGGGAATGAAGTATTTGAAGTTTTTGTTTAA
- a CDS encoding ParB N-terminal domain-containing protein has translation MSEIATLKKALEYKNNNHIEDWIHSFLHDEGNNIPFSEGLRLSKRYYIGPIKMPLSLFKRCCGPEENLKYVIDQTDFERNVKAIQERYKKGWDMPPLIINYVNKSFELTDGNHRYEALRRENIKDYYIIIWITEKEDYEHFINYYNSLTTKF, from the coding sequence ATGTCAGAAATAGCTACGCTTAAGAAGGCTTTAGAATATAAGAATAATAATCATATTGAGGATTGGATTCATTCATTCTTACATGATGAAGGGAATAATATTCCCTTTTCTGAAGGATTAAGATTAAGTAAGAGATATTATATAGGTCCAATAAAGATGCCTCTAAGTTTATTTAAAAGATGTTGTGGACCTGAAGAAAATTTGAAATATGTTATTGATCAAACAGACTTTGAAAGAAATGTAAAAGCAATACAAGAAAGATATAAAAAAGGTTGGGATATGCCACCACTTATTATTAATTATGTAAATAAAAGTTTTGAATTAACCGACGGTAATCATCGCTATGAAGCCTTAAGAAGAGAAAATATAAAAGATTATTATATTATTATTTGGATTACCGAAAAAGAAGACTATGAACATTTTATTAATTATTATAATAGTCTCACAACTAAATTTTAA
- the lspA gene encoding signal peptidase II — protein MKHKNKLFLISIVFFINYLLDRITKILAIEHLQHLKGYEKNILGEFFSLSFTENRGAFLSVGNNFPDFVKYLVFIIIPLIFCIYGLFYCYFHEKDKISIILIVSIIAGGIGNIQDRIFNDGKVTDFLIFGIGNLSTGILNIADISITIGGILLFLHFLNQANKEKKYPKN, from the coding sequence ATGAAGCATAAAAATAAATTATTTCTTATATCTATTGTATTTTTTATTAATTATTTATTAGATAGGATTACCAAAATTTTAGCTATTGAACATCTTCAGCATTTAAAGGGATATGAAAAAAATATTCTTGGAGAGTTTTTTTCATTATCTTTTACTGAAAACCGAGGTGCTTTTTTGAGTGTAGGGAATAATTTTCCAGATTTTGTTAAGTACTTAGTTTTTATTATCATTCCATTAATTTTTTGTATATATGGATTATTCTATTGTTATTTTCATGAGAAAGATAAAATTTCAATCATTCTTATCGTTTCAATTATTGCTGGTGGTATAGGAAATATTCAAGATCGTATATTTAATGATGGGAAAGTTACTGATTTTTTAATATTCGGAATTGGTAATTTAAGTACTGGTATTTTAAACATTGCCGATATATCTATTACAATTGGTGGGATATTATTATTTTTACATTTCCTAAATCAAGCAAATAAAGAAAAAAAATATCCTAAAAATTAA
- the cotE gene encoding outer spore coat protein CotE — MNEIREIVTKAIVEKGKKAIRFVEKVKTTNPVESVLGCWVLNHNFQAEKTTEGVLIQGIFEVNIWYSYNNNSQTEVTKEMVNYQQEVKTKRKINDYLEKNTDVIVRMIQPPVCSDVKIVDNIIEIEVLLEVAAEVIGETKMRVSVLDQIPNYDNDDDDDMNEIDGQINQQFLREKIF, encoded by the coding sequence ATGAACGAAATAAGAGAAATTGTTACAAAAGCAATTGTTGAAAAAGGGAAAAAGGCAATTCGTTTTGTTGAAAAGGTAAAAACCACTAATCCTGTTGAAAGTGTTCTGGGTTGTTGGGTACTAAATCACAACTTCCAAGCTGAAAAAACAACTGAAGGTGTTTTGATACAAGGAATATTTGAAGTGAATATTTGGTATTCATATAATAATAACTCACAAACTGAAGTTACCAAAGAAATGGTAAATTATCAACAAGAAGTAAAAACAAAACGTAAAATTAATGACTATCTTGAAAAAAATACAGATGTGATTGTTAGAATGATACAACCACCTGTTTGTTCAGATGTAAAGATAGTTGATAATATAATTGAAATAGAGGTATTATTGGAGGTTGCTGCTGAAGTTATTGGCGAGACCAAGATGAGAGTTTCAGTTTTAGACCAAATCCCTAATTATGATAACGATGATGACGATGATATGAATGAGATCGATGGTCAAATTAATCAACAGTTTTTAAGAGAAAAAATATTTTAG
- the miaA gene encoding tRNA (adenosine(37)-N6)-dimethylallyltransferase MiaA, with translation MKKVLVVIGPTAVGKTALSIKLAKKFNGEIINGDSVQVYKELDIGSAKITPDEMNGIAHHLLSFKELNEDFSVAEFQEVVRQKIDEIINRGKLPIIVGGTGLYIQAVLYDFRFEKEGRSELFKQKYESLSNEELHLLLSKIDQEQADKIHVNNRRRVLRAIEIYENNKQTKSELIDTQSNKSLYNAYIIGLDMDRKILYERINQRVDLMIQANLIDEVKQLYERGYHVNAIGYKEFYDYFKGEKSLDEVIEEIKKNTRHYAKRQLTYFRNKLDTHWFMVDIHQKDQLMDNIEQEVKEWSMK, from the coding sequence ATGAAAAAAGTTTTAGTTGTTATTGGACCTACAGCTGTTGGAAAAACAGCTTTAAGTATTAAACTCGCTAAAAAATTTAATGGAGAAATTATTAATGGTGACTCTGTTCAAGTATATAAAGAATTAGATATTGGAAGTGCTAAAATTACACCCGATGAGATGAATGGAATTGCTCATCATCTATTAAGTTTTAAAGAACTTAATGAAGACTTCTCAGTGGCTGAATTTCAAGAAGTTGTCCGTCAAAAAATAGATGAGATTATAAATAGAGGAAAACTACCTATTATTGTTGGTGGGACAGGCTTATATATTCAAGCTGTATTGTATGATTTTCGTTTTGAAAAAGAGGGAAGAAGTGAGTTGTTTAAACAAAAGTATGAATCACTTTCTAATGAAGAACTGCATTTATTACTGAGTAAAATAGATCAAGAACAAGCTGATAAGATTCATGTCAATAACAGAAGAAGAGTATTGCGTGCTATAGAAATTTATGAAAATAATAAGCAAACGAAAAGTGAACTTATAGATACACAATCAAATAAAAGTTTATATAATGCCTATATCATCGGTTTAGATATGGATAGAAAAATACTTTATGAAAGAATCAATCAACGCGTTGATTTAATGATACAAGCTAACCTTATAGATGAAGTCAAACAACTTTATGAAAGAGGTTATCATGTTAATGCGATTGGATATAAGGAATTTTATGACTATTTTAAAGGTGAAAAATCACTTGATGAAGTTATAGAAGAAATTAAAAAAAATACAAGACATTATGCAAAGAGACAATTAACTTATTTTAGAAATAAATTAGACACACACTGGTTTATGGTTGATATACATCAAAAGGATCAATTAATGGATAACATTGAACAAGAAGTTAAAGAGTGGTCAATGAAATAG
- the mutS gene encoding DNA mismatch repair protein MutS, giving the protein MTSKIDKKAYTPMMQQYLTIKEQYQDTLVFFRLGDFYELFFDDALLASRVLEIALTGRDAGVKERVPMCGVPYHAAYGYIEKLINNGYKVAIVEQVEDPKESKGIVKRDVVRMITPGTVMDHDFLDEKVNNYIASVSDFVTNYVISYADLSTGELFCVILDKDDKLLINELLSIETKEVVVSHAFNSQILHPIVNTNHVTISYEDEVSAHPDYLYTHVNITDSRLKMTINRLLHYLLNTQKRSLSHLQVAKVLNSNQYLMIDVYSKRNLEIFETIRTGSKKGSLLWLIDKAETAMGSRMIKQWLDKPLVNMTDINHRYDVVSSFQEEFIMTEELKNSLKNVYDLERLVGRIAYDNANAKDLLQLKRSLKEMPFIKAKIDYLNKTYQININSQFETFDDLYELLDNSIHEDAPYTIKDGGVIKDHFNEELDHYRDASRNGKQYIAELVKREKERTGIKSLKVGYNKVFGYYIEITKSNLSLLPTDSGYERKQTLANAERFITQELKELESMILNAEEKSIKLEYELFINIRNQIKAYSASLQRLAKAIAEIDALISFAMISQENRFVRPTLVSEHIVEIKNGRHPVVEKLLTDTVYVENDILMDDKTNILLITGPNMSGKSTYMRQMALITILAQVGCFVPCDSCKMKVFDKIFTRIGATDDLISGQSTFMIEMIEANNALHNATSDSLILFDEIGRGTATFDGMALAQGITEYIHEKIKAKTLFSTHYHELTALENNLKNLTNVHVRAEENNQTLTFLHKVELGLSDKSYGIQVAKLADLPSSLINRAEKILKKLEQNKKEVVIDADYNLFDFDFNKEKNQTLNEEEQEVLRIVEETNFFDLTPMDALNLLYKLQTKIKGK; this is encoded by the coding sequence ATGACATCAAAAATAGATAAAAAAGCTTATACCCCAATGATGCAACAATATTTAACTATTAAAGAACAATATCAAGATACACTCGTTTTTTTTCGTTTAGGAGATTTTTACGAGTTATTTTTTGATGATGCACTATTAGCTTCAAGAGTTTTAGAAATTGCTTTAACAGGAAGAGATGCAGGCGTAAAAGAACGTGTTCCAATGTGTGGAGTTCCTTATCATGCTGCTTATGGATATATTGAAAAACTGATTAATAATGGATATAAAGTAGCTATTGTTGAACAAGTAGAGGATCCAAAAGAGTCAAAGGGAATCGTTAAACGTGATGTTGTCCGTATGATTACACCAGGGACTGTTATGGACCATGATTTTCTAGATGAAAAAGTCAATAATTATATCGCAAGTGTTAGTGATTTTGTGACAAATTATGTGATTTCATATGCTGACTTATCTACTGGTGAATTATTTTGTGTTATTTTAGATAAAGATGATAAGTTATTAATCAACGAACTACTTTCAATTGAAACAAAAGAAGTGGTTGTTAGTCATGCGTTTAATTCACAAATACTACACCCCATCGTAAATACAAATCATGTAACGATATCATATGAAGATGAAGTAAGTGCTCATCCTGATTATTTATATACACATGTAAATATTACTGATTCCCGTTTAAAAATGACCATTAATCGTTTGCTTCATTATTTACTAAATACACAAAAAAGAAGTTTATCACATCTGCAAGTAGCCAAAGTATTAAACAGCAATCAATACTTAATGATTGATGTATATTCAAAAAGAAATTTAGAAATTTTTGAAACAATTCGTACAGGAAGTAAAAAAGGTTCTTTGTTATGGCTTATTGATAAAGCAGAAACGGCAATGGGTTCTCGGATGATTAAACAATGGTTAGACAAGCCATTAGTGAACATGACTGATATTAATCATCGTTATGACGTTGTTTCTAGTTTTCAAGAAGAGTTTATTATGACAGAAGAATTAAAAAATTCCTTAAAGAACGTTTATGATTTAGAACGTTTAGTTGGAAGAATTGCATATGATAATGCAAACGCTAAAGATTTACTTCAATTAAAACGCTCATTAAAAGAGATGCCTTTTATAAAAGCGAAAATTGACTATTTAAATAAAACCTATCAAATTAATATAAACAGCCAATTCGAAACATTTGATGATTTATATGAATTATTAGATAATAGTATCCATGAAGATGCACCCTATACAATTAAAGATGGAGGTGTAATTAAAGATCATTTTAATGAAGAATTAGACCACTATCGTGATGCCTCAAGAAATGGGAAACAGTATATCGCAGAACTAGTAAAACGTGAAAAAGAACGGACGGGCATTAAATCATTAAAAGTTGGGTACAATAAAGTTTTTGGTTACTATATTGAAATTACAAAATCCAATCTTTCCTTATTACCAACGGATAGTGGTTACGAGAGAAAACAAACGTTAGCTAATGCTGAACGATTTATAACGCAAGAGTTAAAAGAATTAGAATCAATGATATTAAACGCTGAAGAAAAATCGATTAAACTAGAATATGAATTATTTATAAATATTAGAAATCAAATAAAAGCATATAGCGCGTCACTCCAACGATTAGCTAAAGCAATTGCGGAAATTGATGCTTTAATTTCTTTTGCGATGATTAGTCAAGAAAATCGTTTTGTAAGACCAACATTAGTATCTGAACATATCGTAGAAATTAAAAATGGACGTCATCCTGTCGTTGAAAAATTATTAACGGATACTGTCTATGTTGAAAATGATATTCTAATGGATGATAAAACGAATATTTTGTTAATTACAGGACCAAATATGTCAGGTAAATCAACCTATATGCGTCAAATGGCACTCATTACGATTTTAGCGCAAGTAGGATGTTTTGTTCCTTGTGATTCTTGTAAAATGAAAGTATTTGATAAAATTTTTACTAGAATTGGTGCAACAGATGATTTAATTAGTGGACAATCTACCTTTATGATAGAGATGATAGAAGCTAATAATGCGCTACATAACGCAACTAGTGATAGTTTAATATTATTTGATGAGATAGGGCGTGGGACAGCAACATTTGATGGAATGGCTCTAGCTCAAGGTATTACAGAATATATTCATGAAAAGATAAAGGCAAAAACATTGTTTTCAACCCATTATCATGAGTTAACCGCCCTTGAAAACAACTTAAAAAATTTGACAAATGTACATGTGCGTGCTGAAGAAAATAATCAGACCTTAACTTTTTTACATAAAGTTGAGTTAGGTTTAAGTGATAAAAGTTATGGTATACAAGTGGCTAAATTAGCAGATTTACCAAGTAGTTTAATTAATCGGGCTGAAAAAATATTAAAAAAACTTGAACAAAATAAAAAAGAAGTCGTCATTGATGCTGACTATAATTTATTTGATTTTGATTTTAATAAAGAAAAAAATCAAACATTAAATGAAGAGGAACAAGAAGTATTAAGAATCGTCGAAGAAACAAACTTTTTTGATTTAACACCAATGGACGCATTGAACCTTTTATATAAACTTCAAACTAAAATTAAAGGGAAGTAG
- the mutL gene encoding DNA mismatch repair endonuclease MutL, whose product MGKIQVMNSHLANKIAAGEVVERPSSVVKELVENAIDANSTKIDIILEESGIKSIKVIDNGLGMDKEDALLAFSRHATSKLTKEQDLFRIMTLGFRGEALPSIASVSDITLMTSNGVDSGTKVHFRGGKLIEEGLAAFRKGTEISVNQLFFNTPARLKYLKSENTELSYTIDFINKIAISNPQISFKLMNNQRVLLETYGNNNIIQVLSSIYGIEVAKKIKTETYKDNYLDMKLYFSEPEVNRTTRNYITVIINKRMIKNNEIIKAVLAGYESYLPIKRYPIVVLDITIDPLLVDVNVHPSKLEVRLSNQEHIKTVITDIIQKKLKELMYIPKVTFRKEISDGVKEEQQQFDLKEQEKVNADDYFNHSEIKSEYQKPKELKPEKDLKLNQTFPYQKEVPGVINGKNKLPKLYYIGQLAGTYLLAQNEIGLYMIDQHAAQERVNYEMYLKHFSQPIHEYYELLVPLTFDFSLNEALIIEENLNLLTDMNIMIEKFGLSSFIVHKIPNYLNKGNESEIIKTIFDFLIHHKKLSNDQLFKELAITLSCKRSIKANHYINELEIEKLIRDLEKCDNPYTCPHGRPVLINLSFNEIEHLFKRTM is encoded by the coding sequence ATGGGTAAAATACAAGTGATGAATAGTCATTTAGCGAATAAAATTGCTGCTGGAGAAGTCGTTGAGCGACCTAGTTCTGTTGTGAAAGAATTAGTCGAAAATGCGATAGATGCTAATTCAACAAAAATAGATATTATTCTTGAAGAGTCTGGAATTAAATCGATTAAAGTCATCGATAATGGTTTGGGAATGGATAAAGAAGATGCGCTTTTAGCGTTTAGTCGCCATGCTACTAGTAAATTAACAAAAGAACAAGATTTGTTTCGGATTATGACACTAGGGTTTAGAGGCGAAGCTTTACCTTCTATTGCTTCTGTGAGTGATATTACCTTAATGACATCAAATGGCGTTGATAGTGGGACTAAAGTTCATTTTAGAGGTGGAAAGTTAATTGAGGAAGGATTAGCAGCCTTCAGAAAGGGTACGGAGATTAGTGTTAATCAATTATTTTTTAATACTCCTGCTCGTTTGAAATACTTAAAAAGCGAAAACACAGAGTTAAGCTATACCATTGATTTTATTAATAAAATTGCCATCTCAAATCCGCAGATTTCTTTTAAATTAATGAACAATCAACGTGTCTTACTTGAGACTTATGGGAATAATAATATTATTCAAGTGTTGTCTTCTATCTATGGGATTGAAGTAGCTAAAAAAATAAAGACTGAAACCTATAAAGATAACTATTTGGATATGAAATTGTATTTTTCAGAACCAGAGGTTAATAGAACCACTCGAAACTATATTACTGTTATAATTAATAAACGAATGATAAAAAATAATGAAATCATAAAAGCAGTCTTGGCGGGATATGAGTCATATTTACCAATCAAACGATATCCTATCGTTGTTTTAGATATAACAATAGATCCTCTATTAGTTGATGTGAATGTACATCCTTCTAAACTTGAAGTCCGATTATCGAATCAAGAACACATTAAGACGGTCATTACAGATATAATTCAAAAGAAATTAAAGGAACTGATGTATATTCCTAAAGTCACTTTTCGTAAAGAGATTTCTGATGGGGTGAAAGAAGAGCAACAACAGTTTGATTTAAAAGAACAAGAGAAAGTAAATGCAGATGATTATTTTAATCATTCAGAAATAAAGAGTGAATATCAAAAACCAAAAGAATTGAAACCTGAAAAGGATTTGAAGTTGAATCAAACATTCCCTTATCAAAAAGAAGTACCAGGTGTAATAAACGGAAAAAATAAATTACCAAAACTATATTATATTGGTCAATTAGCAGGCACTTATTTATTAGCTCAAAATGAAATTGGATTATATATGATAGATCAACATGCAGCACAAGAAAGAGTTAATTATGAAATGTATTTAAAACATTTTAGTCAGCCAATTCATGAATATTATGAGTTGTTAGTTCCTCTAACATTTGACTTTTCTTTAAATGAAGCGTTAATTATTGAAGAGAACTTAAATTTATTAACTGATATGAATATAATGATTGAAAAGTTTGGATTGTCTAGTTTTATTGTTCATAAGATTCCTAATTATTTAAATAAAGGAAATGAAAGTGAGATTATTAAAACGATTTTTGATTTTTTAATTCATCATAAAAAATTATCTAATGATCAATTATTTAAGGAATTGGCAATTACTTTAAGTTGTAAACGCTCTATAAAAGCGAATCATTATATTAATGAGTTAGAAATTGAGAAACTCATTCGAGATTTAGAAAAATGTGATAATCCTTATACCTGTCCCCATGGAAGACCTGTCCTTATCAATTTATCATTTAATGAAATTGAACATTTATTTAAACGTACCATGTAA